The Candidatus Eisenbacteria bacterium genome includes a region encoding these proteins:
- a CDS encoding thiamine-phosphate kinase: ARLAATARALRLGPSDDYELLLAVDPERRRAFGLRNLDQRTPLAFIGTLTDVPGARVLETPDGEMPIAARGFDHLAAKRRAQR; the protein is encoded by the coding sequence CGCGAGGCTCGCGGCCACCGCGCGCGCGCTGCGCCTCGGGCCCAGCGACGACTACGAGTTGCTGCTCGCCGTCGATCCCGAGCGGCGGCGTGCGTTCGGCCTGCGCAACCTCGACCAGCGCACGCCGCTCGCCTTCATCGGCACGCTGACCGACGTGCCGGGGGCCCGGGTGCTGGAGACGCCCGACGGCGAGATGCCGATCGCAGCGCGCGGCTTCGATCACCTGGCGGCGAAACGGCGCGCTCAGCGGTAG